In the genome of Candidatus Desulfatibia profunda, one region contains:
- a CDS encoding glycine cleavage system protein H, translating to MKASEKREFMKIVPPGKKKCVWMEAGVVSYKLCDHNFDCSTCSYDHAMQDKVTRHKEDTVLKPVAATADKFTETWVEKMMQLPANRRKCRYMITGEVGRKICPSAYECGTCSFDQMMQERLQAEPLPVHARSQESGFELAEDFYYHEGHTWAKPEYGGRVRVGLDDFAQKLIGKLGRVELPNIGQEVKQGEVGFQIRRNGEIAKILSPMDGIVAHVNDKLRDQPELANESPYESGWLFTIEPTKLRKNLKGLYYGQEARNFINEEKEKLFAMAHEDLRLAADGGGSVDDISQELEGQNWAKFVKTFLKT from the coding sequence ATGAAAGCCAGCGAAAAAAGAGAATTCATGAAAATTGTTCCGCCGGGGAAAAAGAAATGTGTATGGATGGAGGCCGGGGTTGTTTCCTACAAATTGTGCGATCACAACTTTGATTGCTCCACCTGCTCATATGATCATGCCATGCAGGATAAGGTTACCCGGCATAAGGAAGACACGGTATTGAAACCGGTTGCGGCAACGGCGGATAAGTTTACCGAAACGTGGGTGGAAAAGATGATGCAGCTTCCTGCAAATCGGCGCAAATGTCGTTATATGATCACCGGGGAAGTGGGCCGCAAGATATGCCCCAGTGCTTATGAGTGCGGTACCTGCTCTTTTGACCAGATGATGCAGGAGCGCCTTCAGGCAGAGCCTCTTCCCGTGCATGCCCGAAGTCAGGAAAGCGGTTTTGAACTGGCCGAAGACTTCTATTACCATGAGGGTCACACCTGGGCGAAACCGGAATACGGCGGACGCGTCCGAGTGGGGCTGGATGATTTTGCCCAAAAACTGATCGGCAAACTCGGAAGGGTTGAATTACCGAATATCGGCCAGGAAGTAAAGCAGGGTGAGGTGGGATTCCAGATCAGACGCAATGGAGAAATTGCAAAGATCCTTTCCCCAATGGACGGCATTGTGGCACACGTGAACGATAAACTTCGGGATCAGCCCGAACTGGCCAACGAATCTCCCTATGAAAGTGGATGGTTATTTACCATTGAGCCGACCAAGCTGCGCAAAAACTTAAAGGGACTCTATTACGGCCAAGAAGCCCGCAATTTTATTAATGAAGAAAAGGAAAAGCTCTTTGCCATGGCCCATGAGGATTTAAGGCTGGCCGCAGACGGCGGCGGTTCAGTTGATGACATTTCCCAAGAACTTGAAGGGCAAAACTGGGCCAAGTTTGTAAAAACCTTTCTTAAAACCTGA
- a CDS encoding PAS domain S-box protein — MKTEDYFQEHKFYQVLLRSLTDYVIAINRNYHVIMANELFKKEFGMQPNNFCYKLWKNRNEKCEKCLVEQTFKDGWGHWNIENVIMKDGRVAQMLVKSMPVKDEQGEIVYVLETATDITGRLHLQADLEKVEGNLEKMLAYRLEDLQKSEEKYRTIFERSRDAIILTDVDGRITEINQAGVDILEYKTQEEVLARGSVAEIFENKEYFEFHKKISREGFVVEFETRLMGKNDRRFYALITSNVTLDVTGQIVGYVLIIRDITRRKLSQEAINRHNIRLDALNAISKTVSSSLNLDEVLSGTIDKILEVLGNNSVRMYLLDDKQNILKLVAHRGLSNKVTTKPFMKYRKPGEGFLGQTILDGKTRILDNLQRVKDPYVDSIIAEGLHSTTYVPLVTKGKPIGVMCVSRHTPITFSSEHIEFLSAIGNQIGVAVDNANLYENIKRAYQELKEAQEQIVQTEKLASLGKLAATIAHEINNPLAAVLTYIRLMIKLIERNSFSSERLEDISRYLATMDSETSKCGEIVKNLLAFSRQSKISIASHSITGIIDRTLLLIAHDLEIKGIQLEKIIEPNLPHVQCDFKQIQQALLNLINNASDAMQGGGTLKVIVRRRAGTERFLDVMISDTGCGITEKDKEKIFDPFFTTKEEGKGVGLGLSVVYGIVTRHKGIIEVKSEPGKGSTFKVSLPFAVL, encoded by the coding sequence ATGAAAACCGAAGACTATTTTCAGGAACATAAATTTTATCAAGTGCTTCTTAGAAGCTTAACCGATTATGTAATCGCTATCAACCGGAACTATCATGTCATTATGGCCAACGAACTTTTCAAAAAAGAATTCGGCATGCAACCGAATAATTTTTGTTACAAGTTATGGAAAAACAGAAATGAAAAATGTGAAAAGTGTCTGGTGGAACAAACCTTTAAGGACGGCTGGGGACACTGGAATATAGAAAATGTTATCATGAAGGACGGCAGAGTTGCGCAAATGCTTGTTAAATCGATGCCGGTCAAGGACGAACAGGGCGAGATCGTTTATGTTCTGGAAACCGCCACCGACATCACGGGAAGGCTGCATCTTCAGGCTGATCTCGAAAAAGTGGAAGGCAATCTGGAAAAGATGTTGGCCTATCGCCTGGAAGATCTGCAAAAATCCGAAGAAAAATATCGAACCATATTTGAGCGGTCTCGTGATGCCATCATTCTAACCGACGTCGACGGAAGGATTACGGAGATCAACCAGGCCGGGGTTGATATCCTGGAGTATAAAACACAGGAAGAGGTTTTGGCACGTGGATCCGTTGCCGAGATCTTTGAAAACAAAGAATATTTTGAATTTCATAAAAAGATTTCCCGGGAGGGCTTTGTCGTAGAATTTGAAACCCGCCTTATGGGAAAGAATGACCGGCGGTTTTATGCGTTGATCACATCAAACGTGACGCTCGATGTAACCGGACAGATTGTCGGTTATGTGTTGATCATAAGGGACATTACCAGGAGGAAGCTCTCGCAAGAGGCGATCAATCGTCACAATATCCGGCTGGACGCCTTAAATGCCATCTCCAAAACCGTCAGCAGCAGTCTGAATCTCGACGAGGTATTAAGCGGCACGATCGATAAAATCCTCGAGGTTCTTGGCAATAACAGTGTCAGGATGTATCTATTGGACGACAAACAAAATATTCTCAAACTGGTGGCGCACAGAGGGCTTTCAAATAAAGTAACGACCAAACCCTTTATGAAATATCGTAAACCGGGAGAAGGGTTTTTAGGTCAGACCATACTGGACGGTAAAACACGGATTTTGGACAACCTTCAGCGAGTCAAAGACCCCTATGTCGATTCGATTATCGCAGAAGGCCTGCATTCAACCACCTATGTACCGCTGGTTACCAAGGGGAAACCGATCGGGGTCATGTGTGTGTCCAGACATACCCCGATTACGTTTTCATCCGAACATATTGAATTCTTGAGTGCCATTGGAAACCAGATCGGTGTTGCGGTCGATAATGCAAATCTGTATGAAAATATCAAAAGGGCCTATCAGGAACTCAAGGAGGCTCAGGAACAGATCGTTCAGACAGAAAAACTGGCCTCTCTGGGCAAATTAGCTGCGACTATCGCCCATGAGATCAACAATCCCCTTGCCGCGGTTCTGACCTATATCCGTCTGATGATAAAACTTATCGAGCGAAATAGCTTTTCCTCGGAAAGACTTGAGGATATTTCCCGATATTTGGCCACTATGGACTCCGAGACATCCAAGTGCGGGGAAATCGTAAAAAATCTTCTGGCATTTTCCCGTCAATCTAAAATCAGCATTGCGAGCCACAGCATTACGGGTATTATTGACAGGACCCTGCTTCTGATTGCCCATGATCTTGAAATCAAAGGAATTCAACTTGAAAAAATCATTGAGCCGAATCTGCCCCACGTTCAATGCGATTTTAAACAGATCCAGCAGGCCCTTTTGAACCTTATAAACAATGCCTCAGACGCCATGCAAGGCGGCGGCACTCTGAAGGTGATCGTTCGTCGGAGAGCCGGGACTGAGAGGTTTTTAGATGTCATGATTTCCGATACGGGCTGCGGCATTACGGAAAAAGATAAGGAAAAAATTTTTGATCCTTTTTTTACCACCAAAGAAGAGGGAAAAGGGGTCGGCCTCGGCCTATCCGTAGTTTACGGCATCGTCACCCGGCACAAAGGTATCATAGAAGTGAAAAGCGAGCCCGGAAAGGGGAGCACTTTCAAGGTTAGTCTGCCGTTCGCCGTATTGTAA
- a CDS encoding FAD-dependent oxidoreductase, which translates to MPKNVNGAVLVMGGGIAGMQAALDLADSGYYVHLVEKSPGIGGVMAQLDKTFPTNDCSMUIISPKLVEVGRHINIELHTCSNIESINGENGNFQVTLLKTPRYIDSDICTACGDCVEVCPVTRPDEYDMALANRKATYMLYAQAIPGSFAIEKFDTAPCRMACPANLNVQGYVAMVKMGKYREAVEIIMQDLPFPGILGRICPHRCEKSCRRLELDAAISIRELKRFAADQVDLKDIPVPEIALGDEKVAIIGSGPAGLTAAYFLALDGYRVSVYESMPEAGGMMRYGIPAHRLPRKLLDAEIDNLKRYGIEIHTNTVIGRDLTIEELREHGAGAIFLAIGAWKGLKLRIPGEETAQGVSDVTSFLREVHLGNLKKVDGKVVVIGGGHSALDAARVALRLGANEVHIIYRRSRAEMLAEPEEVEEAEKEGVKIHFLVAPKSISTENDQVTGIECIRTRLTEKDTTGRRRPIPIEGSEFFIEANHIIPAIGQEPDFGNLVQEQDLKVSRWNLMEVNPETLQTNVPYIFAGGDVISGPATVIEAVEAGQRAAKYMAEYLQGKELPTEWQEEPPMGTDWAELPKDEPTRERMEIPTLPLEKRLSGFEEVNLCMDEDSAKHEAQRCLDCGGCCECYQCVTACKAKAVTLETHARQAETTTINVGSVILAPGFQPFNPLKFENYSYAHQPNVVTSIEFERILSATGPTDGHLVRMSDHKEPKKIAWFQCIGSRDLNRCDNSYCSSVCCMYAVKEAVIAKEHADDDLDCAIFFMDMRTPGKDFEKYYNGARDKHGVRFIRSRVHTVNPVPGTDDLMVRYVTESGEIETEIFDMIVLSVGMETAPAMVDFANNLGIELTEGKFCETTSFQPYATSKDGIFVCGAFQGPKDIPESVMEASAAACCAGINLAPSRGSLVKEKEFPKEKDVTGEAPRIGVFVCNCGINIGGIADVPAIAEYAKSLPNVVYVEENLFTCSQDTQDKMVEVIQEQNLNRIVVAACTPRTHEPLFQETLRNSGLNAYLFDMANIRNQCTWVHSADKKSATEKSKDLVKMAVARASLLETIPAMSVDVKQSALVIGGGVAGMTAALSLADQGFPATLVEKSSVLGGAARELSKTWKGQDIQAYLYELVGKVEQHADIKVLLNAEVVGASGFVGNFETEVASKDTTQTVEHGVTIVATGGKAVDTDEYLYGKHPNVTKWHELEQNPEKLDAAESVVFIQCVGSRDENRPYCSRICCTTSVSQALAIKEKNPDTDVFILYRDMRTFGERETLYKKAREKGVIFIRYSLDNKPIVTESDDGLEVGVFDPILQKNLKISADLVNLATAIEPAQNDKISKSYKIPINAEKFFMEAHAKLRPVEFANDGIFLCGMAHYPKGIDESIAQAMAAASRATTVLAKDSIQISPLVSQINVEQCIGCGLCAEVCAFNAIVLEDPEGKGYRAKNISASCKGCGICAASCPQQAIDMLHFRHQQIVASVCAAM; encoded by the coding sequence ATGCCTAAAAATGTAAACGGAGCGGTACTCGTTATGGGTGGCGGGATTGCAGGCATGCAAGCCGCCCTTGATTTGGCTGATTCCGGCTATTATGTTCATCTGGTTGAAAAGTCGCCGGGCATTGGTGGTGTAATGGCACAGTTGGATAAGACTTTTCCTACCAATGACTGTTCCATGTGAATTATCTCTCCCAAACTGGTCGAGGTCGGCCGGCATATCAACATTGAGCTTCACACCTGTTCAAATATTGAAAGCATTAACGGAGAGAATGGAAACTTTCAGGTAACTCTCCTCAAAACCCCCCGCTATATTGATTCCGATATATGTACCGCCTGCGGTGATTGCGTTGAAGTCTGTCCTGTAACAAGACCCGACGAGTATGATATGGCGCTGGCGAATCGTAAAGCCACTTACATGCTTTACGCTCAAGCAATCCCCGGCAGCTTTGCCATAGAGAAGTTCGATACGGCTCCCTGTAGGATGGCCTGCCCGGCAAATTTAAACGTTCAGGGATATGTGGCCATGGTCAAGATGGGAAAGTACCGGGAAGCCGTAGAAATCATCATGCAGGATCTACCCTTCCCCGGTATACTCGGCCGTATCTGTCCGCATCGTTGTGAAAAAAGCTGCCGCCGCCTTGAATTGGACGCGGCAATTTCTATACGGGAACTCAAAAGATTCGCCGCGGATCAGGTGGATTTGAAGGATATCCCGGTACCGGAAATTGCGCTCGGGGATGAAAAGGTGGCCATTATCGGCTCAGGTCCTGCCGGGCTTACGGCTGCATATTTTCTGGCGCTGGACGGGTATCGGGTAAGTGTTTACGAATCCATGCCCGAAGCCGGCGGAATGATGCGATACGGCATTCCAGCCCACCGTTTGCCGCGAAAGTTACTGGACGCAGAGATCGACAATCTCAAACGATACGGGATTGAGATTCATACCAATACGGTTATCGGTAGAGATCTGACCATCGAAGAACTCCGCGAACACGGCGCTGGCGCAATCTTTCTGGCCATTGGCGCCTGGAAAGGTCTCAAACTCAGAATTCCCGGAGAGGAAACCGCCCAGGGCGTTTCTGATGTCACCTCCTTTTTACGAGAGGTTCATCTGGGGAACTTAAAAAAGGTAGACGGAAAGGTTGTGGTTATCGGAGGCGGTCATTCAGCACTGGATGCCGCGCGGGTGGCCCTGAGACTCGGTGCGAATGAGGTGCATATCATCTATCGCCGGTCGCGTGCGGAAATGCTCGCTGAACCCGAAGAAGTCGAGGAAGCCGAAAAAGAAGGGGTAAAGATCCATTTTCTGGTGGCCCCCAAATCTATTTCCACTGAAAATGATCAAGTCACCGGCATTGAATGCATCCGGACCCGTTTGACGGAAAAAGACACAACCGGCAGGCGAAGGCCGATTCCCATTGAAGGTTCGGAATTTTTCATCGAGGCCAATCATATCATCCCGGCCATCGGGCAGGAGCCGGATTTCGGAAACCTTGTTCAAGAACAGGACCTCAAGGTGTCCAGGTGGAACCTTATGGAGGTCAATCCTGAAACACTCCAAACCAATGTGCCCTATATCTTTGCAGGCGGGGATGTGATCAGCGGCCCTGCTACGGTTATTGAGGCGGTTGAGGCCGGGCAGCGGGCCGCCAAATACATGGCCGAATATTTGCAGGGAAAAGAACTGCCCACAGAATGGCAAGAAGAGCCGCCCATGGGAACCGACTGGGCAGAGCTTCCCAAGGACGAGCCGACCAGAGAACGGATGGAAATTCCGACCTTGCCGCTGGAAAAAAGGCTTTCAGGATTTGAAGAAGTCAACCTTTGCATGGATGAAGATTCAGCCAAACACGAGGCCCAACGGTGCCTGGACTGCGGGGGATGCTGTGAATGCTACCAGTGTGTGACAGCCTGCAAGGCCAAAGCCGTAACCCTTGAGACGCACGCCCGCCAGGCAGAGACAACAACGATCAATGTCGGTTCTGTTATCCTGGCTCCGGGTTTTCAGCCGTTTAACCCCTTAAAATTCGAAAATTATAGTTATGCCCATCAGCCCAATGTGGTCACTTCCATTGAGTTCGAGCGGATTCTCTCGGCAACCGGCCCCACCGATGGGCATCTGGTCCGGATGTCAGATCATAAAGAGCCGAAGAAGATTGCATGGTTTCAATGCATCGGGTCCAGGGATTTGAACCGCTGCGACAATTCTTACTGCTCTTCGGTCTGCTGCATGTACGCCGTCAAGGAGGCTGTGATCGCCAAAGAGCATGCAGATGATGATCTGGATTGCGCCATCTTTTTCATGGATATGCGGACTCCGGGCAAAGATTTTGAAAAGTATTACAACGGTGCCCGGGACAAGCATGGTGTGCGCTTTATCAGGAGCCGGGTTCATACCGTAAACCCGGTTCCCGGAACCGATGACCTTATGGTCCGGTATGTGACCGAAAGCGGAGAGATAGAAACCGAAATTTTTGATATGATTGTGCTGTCGGTGGGGATGGAGACAGCGCCGGCAATGGTCGATTTTGCCAACAATCTCGGGATTGAACTGACCGAAGGAAAGTTCTGCGAAACCACGAGTTTTCAGCCCTATGCAACATCAAAAGACGGCATATTTGTCTGCGGTGCTTTTCAGGGGCCCAAGGACATCCCCGAGTCTGTCATGGAAGCCAGCGCCGCAGCCTGCTGCGCCGGTATTAATTTGGCCCCTTCACGGGGTTCTTTGGTAAAAGAAAAAGAATTTCCCAAGGAAAAGGATGTGACCGGCGAAGCGCCGCGCATCGGGGTCTTTGTATGTAATTGCGGCATCAATATCGGCGGCATTGCCGATGTGCCTGCAATCGCTGAATATGCAAAGAGCCTGCCCAATGTGGTTTATGTGGAGGAAAACCTGTTTACCTGCAGCCAGGACACCCAGGATAAAATGGTAGAAGTGATCCAGGAACAAAACTTAAACCGCATTGTTGTGGCGGCGTGTACACCCAGAACCCATGAGCCGTTGTTTCAGGAGACCCTGCGCAATTCCGGGCTTAATGCCTATCTGTTTGACATGGCCAACATAAGGAACCAGTGCACCTGGGTTCACTCAGCAGACAAAAAAAGCGCCACGGAAAAATCCAAAGATCTTGTAAAAATGGCTGTTGCCAGGGCTTCTTTGCTGGAAACGATTCCCGCTATGTCGGTGGATGTTAAGCAATCCGCTTTGGTTATCGGTGGTGGTGTTGCCGGCATGACCGCGGCACTCAGCCTGGCCGATCAGGGCTTTCCGGCAACGCTGGTTGAAAAATCATCGGTTCTCGGCGGGGCGGCCAGGGAACTTTCCAAGACTTGGAAGGGCCAGGACATTCAGGCATACCTTTACGAGCTGGTGGGGAAAGTTGAGCAGCATGCGGATATAAAGGTGTTGCTGAATGCCGAAGTCGTTGGTGCTTCCGGATTTGTGGGTAACTTTGAAACAGAAGTTGCTTCAAAAGATACGACCCAAACGGTTGAACACGGTGTTACGATTGTCGCAACCGGCGGCAAGGCCGTCGATACCGATGAATATCTTTATGGTAAACATCCCAATGTGACCAAATGGCATGAGCTTGAACAAAATCCGGAGAAATTAGACGCCGCCGAAAGTGTTGTATTTATCCAGTGTGTCGGGTCAAGGGATGAAAATCGTCCGTACTGCTCCAGGATCTGCTGCACGACATCCGTATCCCAGGCGCTTGCCATCAAGGAAAAGAACCCGGACACGGATGTTTTTATTTTATACCGGGACATGAGAACCTTCGGAGAACGAGAGACGTTGTACAAGAAAGCCCGGGAAAAAGGCGTGATCTTTATCCGTTATTCCCTCGATAACAAGCCGATTGTTACTGAATCGGACGACGGCCTTGAGGTGGGTGTGTTTGATCCGATTCTGCAAAAGAATCTTAAGATAAGTGCCGACCTTGTGAATCTGGCAACGGCGATCGAACCGGCCCAAAACGATAAGATCTCAAAGTCTTATAAAATCCCGATAAACGCCGAGAAATTTTTTATGGAAGCCCATGCCAAGTTGCGGCCGGTGGAATTTGCAAACGATGGAATCTTTTTGTGTGGGATGGCCCATTATCCTAAGGGGATTGATGAGAGTATCGCCCAGGCCATGGCGGCGGCAAGCCGCGCCACTACGGTACTTGCAAAGGATTCCATCCAGATTTCTCCGCTTGTTTCCCAGATAAATGTTGAGCAATGCATCGGGTGTGGTCTTTGTGCCGAGGTTTGCGCTTTTAACGCTATCGTACTTGAGGATCCCGAAGGAAAAGGATATCGGGCCAAAAACATCTCCGCTTCGTGTAAAGGATGCGGCATTTGCGCGGCCTCCTGCCCGCAGCAGGCAATTGATATGCTTCATTTCCGACATCAGCAGATCGTGGCATCTGTTTGTGCGGCAATGTAA
- a CDS encoding archaemetzincin family Zn-dependent metalloprotease, whose amino-acid sequence MSRCVAICAVGRVEEGILGHIAECISSRCGLECRIFSGMENPRYAYNDTRCQYNSKLILKHLVQQCPHNALRFIGVTPVDLYVPILKFVFGLAQIEGRCAVISVHRLCPRFYNQPSNPGLLLARMEKTVLHELGHTFGITHCRDRRCVMFSSIRIDDTDYKQPDFCPTCFELFKWYLEKFL is encoded by the coding sequence TTGTCAAGATGCGTTGCAATTTGCGCCGTCGGCCGGGTGGAGGAAGGAATTCTCGGACACATTGCGGAATGTATCTCGAGCCGATGCGGTCTCGAATGCAGAATCTTTTCCGGAATGGAAAACCCCAGGTATGCCTATAATGATACCCGGTGCCAATATAATTCAAAGCTGATATTAAAGCATCTTGTTCAACAATGCCCACATAACGCTTTGAGGTTTATCGGTGTTACGCCTGTGGACCTGTATGTGCCCATCTTGAAGTTTGTTTTTGGGCTGGCACAGATTGAAGGCCGGTGCGCTGTTATTTCCGTACACCGACTTTGCCCCCGCTTCTATAACCAGCCGTCAAACCCGGGCCTTCTGTTGGCTAGAATGGAAAAGACCGTTCTCCATGAGTTGGGACACACATTCGGCATCACCCACTGCCGAGATCGGCGATGTGTAATGTTTTCCTCAATCCGGATCGATGATACGGATTATAAGCAACCCGACTTTTGTCCCACCTGTTTTGAACTTTTTAAATGGTATCTTGAGAAATTCCTTTGA
- a CDS encoding hydrogenase iron-sulfur subunit, which produces MADFEPKIVAFLCNWCAYAGADLAGVSRLQYPSNIRPIRVMCSGRVDPLFIIKAFKQGCDGVLVAGUHFGDCHYLEGNVQAEKKIRLTQKLLDVAGIGKDRLHLAWVSSAEAQRFAEITTVTTTAVKNLGKFDPQAFASALSAAEMTLGSETLRWLVGKEVKLTTVGDVYGRTWDIEQYESVIDAILEREYHKNLIYQAIKEGCTSVRDICQRLGLELKKVSYLLADLEKTNRVEFKCMEDRKPVFAAL; this is translated from the coding sequence ATGGCGGATTTTGAACCGAAAATCGTAGCGTTTCTGTGCAACTGGTGCGCCTATGCCGGAGCCGATCTGGCCGGGGTTTCGCGGTTGCAGTATCCATCAAATATCAGACCCATCCGCGTGATGTGTTCCGGCAGGGTTGATCCTTTATTTATCATAAAGGCTTTCAAACAGGGATGTGACGGCGTTCTGGTGGCCGGGTGACATTTCGGTGATTGCCATTACCTGGAAGGTAATGTTCAGGCAGAAAAGAAGATTCGCCTAACCCAAAAATTACTCGATGTTGCCGGTATCGGAAAAGACAGGCTCCATCTGGCCTGGGTGTCGTCGGCCGAGGCCCAGCGGTTTGCGGAAATCACCACCGTTACAACCACGGCCGTAAAAAATCTGGGGAAATTTGATCCCCAAGCTTTCGCATCAGCGCTTTCTGCCGCCGAGATGACCCTGGGGAGTGAAACCCTCCGCTGGCTGGTCGGCAAGGAAGTCAAGCTTACGACCGTGGGTGACGTCTATGGCCGCACCTGGGATATTGAACAATATGAATCTGTTATTGACGCCATACTTGAAAGAGAGTATCACAAAAATCTAATTTACCAGGCGATAAAAGAAGGTTGTACATCTGTCAGAGATATCTGCCAAAGGCTCGGGCTGGAACTCAAAAAGGTTTCCTACCTTCTTGCCGATCTGGAGAAGACCAATAGGGTTGAATTTAAGTGCATGGAAGATCGCAAGCCTGTTTTTGCAGCACTATAA
- a CDS encoding sigma-54-dependent Fis family transcriptional regulator yields MTKRARILVVDDEAAMREALKDWLMEDGYEVGLAESGKDAIAMAVEKSWDVILLDLKMPGMDGVETLRRLKGKEVDTDAEILMMTAYASVDTAVQAMKEGAFDYLVKPFDPEEIEMQIRKIVTHRELVLENILLRQKLEERSEYDEIIGKSDPMQKIYDMISRVAPTDSTVLITGESGTGKELIARAIHGNSQRCYKPFIAVSCGALPDSLLESELFGYEKGAFTGAENTKKGRFELADQGTLFLDEIGDISLKTQVDLLRVLQRQEFRRLGGQEEISVDVRILAATNRNLKETISENKFREDLFYRLNVISIHVPPLRERKEDIPLLVKAFIRRYCMEMNKELVRISPSALKLLTDYNWPGNVRELENVIERALVIGRGREIVPDDLPFSREETGTAALPKSLKLMEKVHIKKILEETGWNISETARLLEIDRQTLYNKIEKYKIEKES; encoded by the coding sequence ATGACCAAAAGGGCCCGTATTCTTGTCGTTGACGATGAAGCTGCGATGCGAGAAGCGCTTAAAGACTGGCTAATGGAGGATGGTTATGAGGTCGGTCTGGCAGAAAGCGGCAAAGATGCCATTGCGATGGCCGTGGAAAAAAGCTGGGATGTGATTTTGCTGGATCTGAAAATGCCGGGTATGGACGGAGTTGAGACCCTGAGGCGGCTGAAAGGAAAAGAAGTGGATACAGATGCTGAGATACTCATGATGACCGCTTATGCCTCGGTAGATACGGCGGTTCAGGCCATGAAGGAAGGTGCGTTCGATTATCTGGTCAAGCCTTTTGATCCGGAAGAAATTGAAATGCAGATCAGAAAAATCGTTACGCATCGAGAACTGGTCCTGGAAAACATTTTACTGCGCCAAAAACTGGAAGAAAGATCAGAATATGATGAGATCATTGGCAAAAGCGATCCCATGCAAAAGATTTACGATATGATTTCCCGGGTGGCGCCAACCGATTCCACCGTACTCATCACGGGTGAAAGCGGTACCGGTAAAGAACTGATCGCCCGGGCGATTCACGGAAACAGTCAGCGCTGTTACAAGCCTTTTATTGCGGTAAGTTGCGGGGCATTGCCCGATTCTCTGTTGGAAAGTGAACTGTTCGGATATGAAAAGGGTGCATTTACCGGTGCGGAGAATACCAAAAAGGGGCGCTTTGAGTTGGCCGATCAAGGAACACTATTTTTAGATGAAATCGGTGATATCAGTTTAAAGACTCAAGTGGATCTTTTAAGGGTTTTGCAGCGACAAGAGTTCAGACGCCTCGGGGGCCAGGAAGAGATAAGCGTGGACGTACGTATCCTGGCGGCCACCAATCGAAATCTGAAAGAGACGATTTCCGAAAATAAATTTCGTGAAGATCTTTTCTATCGTTTGAACGTCATCTCTATCCATGTTCCACCGTTGAGGGAACGAAAAGAGGATATCCCGCTGCTGGTAAAGGCATTCATCCGCAGGTACTGTATGGAAATGAATAAAGAGCTGGTGAGAATTTCGCCTTCTGCCTTGAAATTGTTAACCGATTACAACTGGCCCGGAAATGTGCGGGAATTGGAGAATGTCATCGAAAGGGCGTTGGTAATCGGACGCGGCCGGGAAATTGTGCCGGACGATCTTCCCTTTTCACGCGAAGAAACGGGAACGGCCGCATTACCGAAATCATTAAAGTTGATGGAGAAAGTGCATATCAAAAAAATTCTGGAAGAAACGGGTTGGAACATCAGCGAAACAGCGCGTTTATTGGAAATTGACCGGCAGACGCTCTACAATAAGATCGAAAAATACAAGATTGAAAAGGAATCATAA